A genomic segment from Oncorhynchus clarkii lewisi isolate Uvic-CL-2024 chromosome 14, UVic_Ocla_1.0, whole genome shotgun sequence encodes:
- the LOC139365965 gene encoding transmembrane protein 121-like, protein MVPTPQVCVSTLVTVSTMAVVDLYLLEQSMLGARGKAGPSVWPCAAVLLGDLGFLLALRFVSAGVVSEALSPRRGFANALWFLFLSLLQLKLFFVCQNYRTERRPPDPLARKTLTLLLSICLPSLFLILTGADNMTPMRRKQEVRGRLLWVVVDLLDVLDLQAGLWEAHAGATDLRVPLWAEGLVFFYCYALLLLLPCVALTELGAAAMPGQRGARKEPLYPWLSLVTINVFTLALRGTGMLWYRDPRVSTVFLGKNLLALAVKLSSAWERHKQGGDRGIGAGDGAEAEGESTLATQSSEQTEDQATGKTTPGPPSRYHIPSHSHSHGYSLSHVSLDPTETSMGPSISHEL, encoded by the coding sequence ATGGTGCCTACGCCCCAGGTGTGCGTATCAACCCTGGTCACAGTGAGCACAATGGCAGTGGTCGACCTCTACCTGCTGGAGCAGAGCATGCTGGGAGCCCGCGGCAAGGCAGGCCCCAGCGTGTGGCCATGCGCCgccgtgctgctaggtgacctggGCTTCCTGCTGGCGCTGCGGTTCGTGTCGGCGGGCGTGGTGTCGGAGGCGCTCTCCCCCCGCCGCGGCTTCGCCAACGCCCTCTGGTTCCtcttcctgtccctgctccagctcAAACTCTTCTTCGTCTGCCAGAACTACCGGACGGAACGTCGGCCACCTGACCCCCTGGCCAGGAAGACACTCACCCTGCTGCTGTCTATCTGCCTTCCCTCCCTGTTCCTCATCCTGACTGGGGCTGACAACATGACACCAATGCGGAGGAAGCAGGAGGTTCGAGGGAGGCTGCTCTGGGTGGTGGTGGACCTGCTGGACGTTCTGGACCTGCAGGCCGGGCTGTGGGAAGCCCACGCAGGGGCCACTGACCTGAGGGTGCCCCTGTGGGCCGAAGGCCTGGTGTTCTTCTACTGCTacgccctgctgctgctgctgccctgtGTGGCCCTCACAGAGCTGGGGGCCGCCGCCATGCCGGGACAGAGGGGGGCCCGTAAGGAGCCCCTGTACCCCTGGCTCAGCCTGGTCACCATCAACGTGTTCACACTGGCCCTCAGGGGAACGGGCATGCTGTGGTACCGTGACCCCCGGGTCTCGACAGTGTTCCTGGGGAAGAACCTGCTGGCTCTGGCTGTGAAGCTGAGCTCAGCCTGGGAGAGGCACAAGCAGGGTGGGGACAGAGGGATAGGGGCTGGGGACGGAGCAGAGGCAGAGGGGGAATCCACCCTGGCAACACAGAGCTCAGAGCAGACGGAGGACCAAGCCACAGGAAAAACCACCCCTGGGCCGCCCTCCCGCTACCACATACCGTCCCACTCCCACAGCCACGGTTACTCCCTGTCCCACGTCAGTCTGGATCCCACAGAGACCTCCATGGGCCCCTCCATCTCCCATGAACTCTAG